In Luteolibacter arcticus, the genomic stretch CGGAGCCGTCGAGGAACAGGTGGCACTCGAGATTGGTCTCTTGCTCGAAGGTGCGGAGGAAGAGCTTGTCGTTGCGGGCGAAGACGCGCCAGTCCACCTGGGAGAGCGGGTCGCCCGGCGTGTATTGGCGGAACTCGTGGAACTCGATGGAAGAGCCGCGTTGCTTCGACCGATGCCGCCCGGATAGATAGCCCTCGACCATCGCCTTGGCACCGAACTCGTAGTTCTTCAGCCGGCGGATGTCCTCGGGCTTGAGGTATTTGTGGGTGGGCATGGAAGAGTGCCGGGTGATCAGTGATCGGTGATCAGTGAAAGGCAGACGAAGTCAGAGGCCGGCTGCCAGTTTCGCCACGATGCTATCGGTGGTCACTCCTTCGCCGGTGGCGTTGTAGTTCGGGATCACGCGGTGGCGGAGGATGGGCAGGGCGAGGGTGCGGACTTCGTCGATGGAAGCGGTGGGTTGGCCACGCAGCAGGGCGAGGGCTTTGACGGCGCGGGCGAGGCATTGCGAGGCACGCGGGCCGGCGCCGAAGGACACGTAGTTCTTCACGTCCGCGGTGGCGTGCTCGGAGTCCGGGCGGGTCGAGTGGACGAGCTTGAGGATGGCTTTTACGACCGACTCCGGCAGCGGAATGTCGTGGGTGGCGTCCTGGAGATCCATTACTCCGGCAGCATCGAGCAAGGGCTGCGCCTCGGGCATGCCGCGGCCGGTGGTGCGTAGGACGATTTGCTCTTCCTCCGCCATGGTCGGATAGCCGATGCGGAGCTCGAAGAAGAAGCGATCGAGCTGGGCCTCCGGCAATGGGTAGGTGCCTTCGTGCTCGATGGGGTTCTGGGTGGCGAAGACGGTGAAGGGCTCGTCGAGCCGGCGGGTGACGCCATTCACGGTCACCTGCTTTTCCTGCATCGCCTCTAACAGGGCGGCCTGGGTCTTCGGCGGGGTGCGGTTGATTTCGTCGGCGAGGATGAGGTTCGCGAAGATCGGGCCGGGGGCGAACTTGAACTCGCGAGAGCCATCGTCGGCGGTCTGCAGGATCTCAGTGCCGACGATGTCCGACGGCATGAGGTCGGGCGTGAACTGGATGCGCTGGAACTTCAGCCCGAGGATGCGGCCGAGGGTGGAAACGAGCAGCGTCTTGGCGAGGCCGGGGACGCCGACGAGCAGGCAGTGGCCCTTGCACAGCAGCGAGGTGAGCAACTGCTCGACGATTTCATCCTGGCCGACGATGACGCGGGCGGTTTCGCGGCGAATGGCGGCGGCGCGTTCCTGCACCTGTTCCCAACGGGCGGCGGGTTCTTGAGTGGCGGTGGACATGAGCGGAGGGAGTTGGTTTATTCTTCTTCGAACTCTTCGTCGGAGTTGTCGGGCATGAGCTTTTCCGCGTCTTCGCGGGTCAGCACGGAAATCATG encodes the following:
- a CDS encoding AAA family ATPase, with product MSTATQEPAARWEQVQERAAAIRRETARVIVGQDEIVEQLLTSLLCKGHCLLVGVPGLAKTLLVSTLGRILGLKFQRIQFTPDLMPSDIVGTEILQTADDGSREFKFAPGPIFANLILADEINRTPPKTQAALLEAMQEKQVTVNGVTRRLDEPFTVFATQNPIEHEGTYPLPEAQLDRFFFELRIGYPTMAEEEQIVLRTTGRGMPEAQPLLDAAGVMDLQDATHDIPLPESVVKAILKLVHSTRPDSEHATADVKNYVSFGAGPRASQCLARAVKALALLRGQPTASIDEVRTLALPILRHRVIPNYNATGEGVTTDSIVAKLAAGL